From the Arctopsyche grandis isolate Sample6627 chromosome 11, ASM5162203v2, whole genome shotgun sequence genome, one window contains:
- the LOC143918632 gene encoding uncharacterized protein LOC143918632, whose protein sequence is MVLKEETGVPKADTTVDTNKKQECKSVADGGIKKSTLNQCASGRKYEGFIAMFFILKATICKKKNFKVGVEIGQAQKFDDLLFMYEKEIGNFCRCLQAKHTTTQKKKIDSMNLLTLEQSDFSIIKYFFSFKDLIGDNYFDGITLEDLIVYTNYQLNVSSIIGNKMKTTDSWKHFETEKSNDMFKNLDQLLDIIKDEDHILDVDKKSLQRCKPDDKSVIVDKVEPQGFESTDKIAENSKNKSVNEKPDEPIRFKLNEKSVYLWKSKANEYNINRLARGLIDWLLGKKNFNEVEHIMKPYWKFLIQNVLNIEEKKFHSSFQNVLLLDNKKSGNKSVTKEIYLFKEKLQKEIDVKNKNSQKTGKNDKSTKEINKEDNKKIEDKAPKIEITNLSEMMSGINDYPTWPVDDSVECEFNNVIQSKEIEDFMNLFVLAVSQPSVTELPEIIKGLILKDQEKKYGGDLFYSKDDIHRYVEEIFDYCHDKVFKWTDVEVDRNKKNKDGKETYMTDKDGKTFLENNWKEVKFNVKQPVKSFLERDKEIEALHKKIQRGTTVNSQTYVICGNSGIGKTEFVRKYIERHSRRFENRIIWIDGQSLDSIENSFLKLSEELGISAITSDNKKKEMNNIVIEVYRKFHGKKCLFVFDGATKQKEIDPFMPKQTNDANIPFVIITSSQSEWLGVKKIELKPIPDEKVSKLIDSKICTAEFVEIKNAEQLTNFLKYILFAVQLGSVYIVKEFMNDSNFRIAECMVRFTENQKQMEEFNLPASIGTHVQVTMMIYKSIIDSMTKSRGKGLKALEILRIMSFMAPDNINLTWFPEQSIQEKGEIFQLLEDYSIVDLNHGKISIDNSIQTITRFELKKQNIEEVYIDKTLKIFTDVYQKGGSTYDISTLREITPHLEAYSSHLDTIRQSSSKEEQTDYLEESLWMLSESYRELKDSKKMLKTINRLKPITSKKYGEESIASAVINMDLGIIASDEGKWNESKQYFKKALNICSTKCDDKNVFLVDIQMKLGDTETNLGNIEKSQIYYANALNICLDNCDDKADLVFVDIEVKLGETKAKMGNLNESKAHFEKALDLCLLNCEEENIKAAYIEVKLGDVKTNLGNYNESKSHYETALKIYTNNYKEENMDTANIEMKLGDIEANMGNFENSNIHYNKALAVYMNNSDETKLSTADIEVKLGDVKSNLKNYDESKLHFEKALNVYLENYGEKHIVNIANTEVKLGDVKINLGNYEDSKLHFENALSVYTNCFREQKLNIANIQVKLGDVEENLGNYEKSKPHFKEALDVYLTKYGDNNLNTANTQIKLGDLETHLKNYCESKAYYSEGLKVYMDHYGDSHLNTANTLFKLGSVEIDLEQYDDSKLHLEKALNVFKTSEKHSEENLSIATIQMKLGYVGIHLLKYNESKAYYSDALAECIKHYGDKSEETISVCIYLGNAQYYTSDFEKSKTYQEKALVIRQAIYGEHDIRTADSYLNLGVIEFQLNNIEAAKSYYNKAFSIYLKEKDHVKTKMIEDYLSKITE, encoded by the exons ATGGTATTGAAAGAAGAAACTGGTGTTCCAAAAGCAGATACCACTGTCGATAC AAATAAAAAACAGGAGTGTAAAAGTGTTGCCGACG GTGGAATAAAAAAGTCAACGTTAAACCAATGTGCAAGCGGTCGTAAATATGAGGGATTCATTGCTATGTTTTTCATCTTGAAAGCTACTATCTGTAAAAAGAAAAACTTTAAAGTGGGCGTCGAAATTGGACAAGCTCAGAAATTCGACGATCTCTTGTTCATGTATGAAAAAGAAATTGGGAATTTTTGCAGATGTCTTCAAGCCAAACACACGACAACTCAGAAAAAGAAGATAGACTCGATGAACTTGTTGACGCTTGAACAGAGTGATTTTAGTATCATAAAGTATTTTTTCTCGTTCAAGGATTTAATAGGTGATAATTATTTTGATGGTATCACGCTGGAAGATCTCATCGTTTATACAAATTATCAGTTGAATGTATCAAGCATTAtaggaaataaaatgaaaacgacAGATTCATGGAAACATTTTGAAACAGAGAAATCCAATGATATGTTCAAAAATCTGGACCAATTGTTGGATATCATCAAAGACGAAGATCATATTCTTGATGTGGATAAGAAGAGTCTACAACGTTGCAAACCGGACGATAAATCAGTAATCGTAGATAAAGTGGAACCACAAGGTTTTGAATCCACCGATAAAATAGcggaaaattcaaaaaataagtcAGTTAACGAGAAGCCAGATGAGCCAATACGttttaaattgaatgaaaaatcaGTGTATTTGTGGAAGTCTAAAGCTAatgaatataatatcaataGGTTGGCACGAGGATTGATTGATTGGTTATTGGGTAAGAAGAATTTTAATGAAGTGGAGCACATAATGAAACCGTATTGGAAGTTTTTGATACAAAATGTTTTGAATATTGAGGAAAAGAAATTTCACAGCAGTTTtcaaaatgttttattgctagataataaaaaatcaggCAATAAAAGTGTGACAaaagaaatttatttgtttaaggaAAAATTACAGAAGGAAATTGACGTTAAAAATAAGAATTCTCAAAAAACAGGCAAAAATGATAAATCCACCAAAGAAATCAATAAAGAAGATAACAAAAAGATTGAAGATAAGGCACCTAAAATAGAAATTACGAATTTGAGTGAAATGATGAGTGGAATCAATGACTATCCCACATGGCCGGTAGATGATTCAGTAGAATGTGAATTTAACAACGTTATACAGTCAAAAGAAATCGAAGATTTTATGAATCTATTTGTATTAGCTGTCAGTCAACCGAGTGTGACTGAATTGCCGGAAATTATTAAAGGATTAATTTTGAAAGATCAAGAGAAAAAATACGGCGGTGACTTGTTCTATAGTAAAGATGACATTCATAGATATGTGGAGGAAATCTTCGATTACTGTCATGACAAAGTCTTCAAATGGACTGATGTCGAAGTGGACAGGAATAAAAAGAACAAAGATGGAAAGGAAACGTACATGACTGACAAAGATGGCAAGacatttttagaaaataattggAAGGAGGTTAAGTTCAACGTTAAACAGCCTGTGAAGTCATTTTTGGAAAGGGATAAAGAAATTGAAGCTTTGCACAAAAAAATCCAAAGAGGAACGACGGTAAATTCTCAGACGTATGTAATCTGCGGAAATTCTGGAATTGGAAAGACGGAGTTTGTTCGCAAATATATCGAGAGACATAGTCGCAGATTTGAAAATAGAATTATTTGGATCGACGGGCAATCGCTTGACTCCATAGAGAACTCATTCCTGAAACTAAGCGAAGAGTTGGGAATATCTGCAATTACTTCTGATAATAAGAAAAAAGAGATGAACAATATTGTAATAGAAGTTTATCGAAAATTTCAcggtaaaaaatgtttatttgtatttgaCGGAGCGACTAAACAAAAAGAGATTGACCCTTTCATGCCGAAACAAACCAATGATGCGAATATACCATTTGTCATCATTACGTCATCGCAATCAGAATGGCTCGGTGTGAAAAAGATTGAATTGAAACCAATACCTGATGAGAAAGTGTCGAAGTTGATTGATAGTAAAATTTGTACTGCAGAGTTTGTGGAAATCAAAAATGCAGAACAACTCACTAATTTTTTGAAGTACATCCTGTTCGCTGTCCAGCTGGGATCTGTCTATATCGTAAAGGAATTTATGAATGATTCTAACTTCCGAATCGCAGAATGCATGGTTAGGTTTActgaaaatcaaaaacaaatggaAGAATTCAATTTACCTGCAAGCATCGGAACTCACGTTCAAGTAACAATGATGATTTATAAAAGTATTATCGATTCAATGACAAAATCTCGAGGAAAAGGACTAAAGGCTTTAGAAATCCTTCGTATTATGTCATTTATGGCTCCAGATAATATTAACTTGACGTGGTTTCCAGAACAATCCATCCAAGAGAAGGGGGAAATATTTCAGCTATTAGAAGATTACTCGATTGTTGATTTGAATCATGGAAAAATCAGTATTGACAACTCTATACAGACGATTACCAGATTTGAATTGAAGAAGCAGAATATAGAAGAAGTTTATAttgataaaacattaaaaatatttaccgaTGTATATCAAAAAGGAGGTAGTACGTATGATATTTCGACTTTACGTGAAATAACTCCTCATTTGGAAGCTTATTCATCACATTTGGACACAATTCGCCAGTCGTCGTCTAAAGAAGAACAAACTGATTATCTTGAGGAGTCATTATGGATGTTAAGCGAATCTTATCGAGAGTTGAAAGATTCTAAGAAAATGCTCAAAACCATAAACCGGCTCAAACCAATAACGTCGAAGAAATACGGAGAGGAAAGTATTGCAAGTGCAGTTATCAATATGGATTTGGGAATCATAGCATCGGACGAGGGTAAATGGAACGAATCaaagcaatattttaaaaaagcatTGAATATATGTTCGACGAAATGTgatgataaaaatgtattccttgtcgatattcaaatgaaattggGAGACACAGAAACAAACTTGGGCAATATTGAAAAGTCACAAATTTACTATGCTAATGCTTTAAATATATGCTTAGATAATTGTGACGACAAAGCTGATTTAGTATTCGTAGATATCGAAGTAAAATTGGGAGAAACAAAAGCAAAGATGGGTAATTTAAATGAGTCTAAAGCCCACTTTGAAAAGGCATTAGATCTGTGTTTGCTAAATTGTGAGGAAGAAAACATCAAGGCCGCCTATATTGAAGTAAAGCTGGGAGACGTAAAAACAAACTTGGGTAActacaatgaatcaaaatcacaCTACGAAACGGCGttaaagatatacacaaataattaCAAAGAAGAAAACATGGACACTGCCAATATTGAAATGAAGTTGGGAGATATAGAAGCAAACATGGGCAACTTTGAAAACTCCAATATACACTACAACAAAGCCTTAGCGGTGTATATGAACAATTCTGACGAAACAAAACTAAGTACTGCAGATATAGAAGTAAAACTAGGAGATGTTAAATCAAATCTAAAAAACTACGATGAGTCAAAGCTACACTTTGAAAAGGCACTCAATGTTTATTTAGAGAATTATGGTGAGAAACATATTGTAAACATTGCCAATACCGAAGTCAAATTGGGAGACGTGAAAATAAATCTGGGAAATTATGAAGATTCAAAATTGCACTTTGAAAATGCATTATCGGTGTATACGAATTGTTTTAGAGAGCAGAAACTAAACATTGCCAACATCCAAGTGAAATTGGGAGACGTAGAAGAAAACTTAGGCAACTATGAAAAATCGAAACCTCACTTTAAAGAAGCATTAGATGTGTATTTAACGAAATATGGAGATAACAATTTAAACACTGCTAATACTCAAATCAAACTGGGAGATTTAGAAACGCATCTGAAAAACTATTGTGAATCCAAAGCATACTATAGTGAAGGCCTAAAAGTGTATATGGATCATTACGGTGACAGTCATTTGAATACTGCAAATACTCTATTTAAATTGGGATCTGTTGAAATTGATCTTGAACAGTACGATGATTCGAAACTTCATCTCGAAAAGGCTTTGAATGTTTTCAAGACTTCTGAAAAGCATTCTGAAGAAAATCTAAGCATAGCCACCATCCAAATGAAATTGGGATATGTAGGAATACATCTGTTAAAGTATAATGAATCCAAAGCATACTATAGTGATGCTTTAGCTGAGTGTATAAAACATTACGGCGACAAATCTGAAGAGACTATCAGCGTTTGCATTTACTTAGGAAACGCGCAATACTATACGAGCGATTTTGAAAAATCGAAAACTTATCAAGAAAAAGCTCTAGTTATTCGACAGGCCATTTATGGTGAACACGATATTAGAACAGCTGATTCATATTTAAACTTGGGAGTTATCGAGTTTCAGTTAAATAATATCGAAGCTGCAAAATCGTATTATAATAAAGCGTTTTCGATTTATTTGAAGGAAAAGGATCATGTCAAAACTAAGATGATTGAAGATTACTTATCAAAAATAACAGAGTAA
- the LOC143918804 gene encoding uncharacterized protein LOC143918804, translated as MVLKEENNEKAATTVDINQKKECKNFADGGLKYLSQCASGREYEGFIAMFFILKATFCEKKNFKVGVEIGQAQKFDDLLFMYKKETGNFCRCLQAKHTIKKKKIDAMNLLTLEESNFCIIKYFFSFKALIRDNYFDGITLEDLIVYTNCQLDVRSPLGNKMNKSNDGIKNVKQLFDIIEDKDDILDVDNESLLRFKPDDKSVIINKVKLQSIESTDKLIIHKSKHTSVNEKPDEPLRFKLNEKSVNMWKSKANEYNITRLALGLIDWLMGKKNFNEVEHIMKPYWKFLIQNILNIEEKKFHSGFQNFLLSINKNVTEEIKLFTKTLNEVIKSKNGKLTQKTAKKTKNDKSVKEIDNKDDKKIEDNAPKIEIMNLSEMMSGINDYPTWPVNDLVECEFNNVIQSKEIKDFMNIFVLAVSQPNVTELKEIIKGIILKDQEKKYGGDMFYSKNDIHRYVEEIFDYCHDKVFKWTDVEVDRNKKNKDGKETYMTDKDGKTFLENNWKEVKFNVKQPVKSFLERDKEMEALHKKIQRGTTVNSQTYVICGNSGIGKTEFVRKYIEKHSRRFENRVIWIDGKSLDSIENSFLKLSEELGISTITSDNKQDEMKKIVTEVYRKFHGKKCLFVFDGATNQKEIEPFMPKQTIDGNIPFVIITSSQSEWLGVKKIELKPIPDDKVSKLINNKICATESVEIKNAEQLIIFLKYILPAVHLGSVYIAKEFMNDSSFRIAECIVRFSENQKQMEEFNLPTGIGTHVQVTMMIYKSIIDSMTKSPGIGLKALEMLNIMSFMAPNNINMTWFPEQSIQDKGKIFQLLEDYSIVDLNHGKISIDNSIQTITRFELKEQNKEEVYVDKTLKIFTDVYQKGGSTYDMSTLREIAPHLEAYSSHLDTVCQSWSKDERTDYLEESLWMLNDSYRELKDSKKMLKTVNRLKPITTKKYGEESIASAVISMDLGIIASDEGNWNKSKQYFEKALNICSTKYGDKNVFLVDIQMKLGDTETNLGNIEKSQIYYANALNICLDNCDDKDDLESVDIEVKLGETKAKMGNLDESKFHFEKALDLCSRNCDEENIKAAYIEAKLGDVKTNLGSYNESKSHYETALKIYRNNYEEENMDTANIEMKLGDIETNMGNFEDSKLHYDKALAVYMNNSDKKKLSTAVIEVKLGDVKSNLKNYVESKLHFEKALNVYLENYGEKHINTANTQIKLGDVKINLGNYEESKLHFKKALSVYTSRYGEQKLNIANIRVKLGDIEENLGNYEKSKPHFKEALDVYLTKYGDNNVNTANTRIKLGDVETHLKNYSESKAYYSEGLKVYMDHYGDSHLNTANTLFKLGSVEIDLEQYDDSKLHLEKALNVFKTKHSEENLSIANVQMKLGDVERHLKNYSESKAYYSEALAEYLKHYGDKSEKIVSVCINLGNTEYYAGDFEKSKSYHEKALVIRRTIYGEHDIRTADSYVNLGVIEFKLNNIEAAKSYYNKALSIYLKKKDHVKIKMIENSLLKIKG; from the exons atggtattgaaagaagaaaataatgaaaaagcaGCTACCACAGTCGATAT aaatcaaaaaaaggAGTGTAAAAATTTTGCCGATG gtggATTAAAGTATTTAAGCCAATGTGCAAGCGGTCGTGAATATGAGGGATTCATTGCTATGTTTTTCATCTTGAAAGCTACTTTCTGCGAAAAGAAAAACTTTAAAGTAGGCGTCGAAATAGGACAAGCTCAGAAATTCGACGATCTCTTGTTCATGTATAAAAAAGAAACTGGGAATTTTTGCAGATGTCTTCAAGCCAAACACACAATTAAGAAAAAGAAGATAGACGCGATGAACTTATTGACGCTTGAAGAGAGTAACTTTTGTatcatcaaatattttttctcgtTCAAGGCTTTAATACGTGATAATTATTTTGATGGTATCACACTGGAAGATCTCATCGTTTATACAAATTGTCAGTTGGATGTCAGGAGCCCCTTaggaaataaaatgaataagtcCAATGATGGGATCAAAAATGTGAAACAATTGTTCGATATCATCGAAGACAAAGACGATATTCTTGATGTGGATAACGAGAGTCTACTACGTTTCAAACCGGATGATAAATCAGTAATCATAAATAAAGTGAAACTACAATCTATTGAATCCACCGATAAATTGATAATACATAAGTCAAAACATACGTCAGTAAATGAGAAGCCAGATGAGCCATTACGttttaaattgaatgaaaaatcaGTGAATATGTGGAAGTCTAAAGCTAATGAATATAATATCACAAGGTTGGCACTAGGATTGATTGATTGGTTAATGGGTAAGAAGAATTTTAATGAAGTGGAGCACATAATGAAACCGTATTGGAAGTTTTTgatacaaaatattttgaatattgagGAAAAGAAATTTCACAgcggttttcaaaattttttattatcaatcaaTAAAAATGTGACAGAAGAAATTAAGTTGTTTACGAAAACCTTAAACGAGGTAATCAAATCTAAAAATGGGAAGCTTACTCAAAAAACAGCCAAAAAAACCAAAAATGATAAATCCGTCaaagaaattgataataaagATGACAAAAAGATAGAGGATAATGCACCTAAAATAGAAATTATGAATTTGAGCGAAATGATGAGTGGAATAAATGACTATCCCACATGGCCGGTAAATGATTTAGTAGAATGTGAATTTAACAACGTTATACAGTCaaaagaaatcaaagattttatgaatatatttgtattagcCGTCAGTCAACCGAACGTGACTGAATTGAAGGAAATTATTAAAggaataattttgaaagatcAAGAGAAAAAATACGGTGGTGACATGTTCTATAGTAAAAATGACATTCATAGATATGTGGAGGAAATCTTCGATTACTGTCATGACAAAGTCTTCAAATGGACTGATGTCGAAGTGGACAGGAATAAAAAGAACAAAGATGGAAAGGAAACGTACATGACTGACAAAGATGGCAAAacatttttagaaaataattggAAGGAGGTTAAGTTCAACGTTAAACAGCCTGTGAAGTCATTTTTGGAAAGGGATAAAGAAATGGAAGCTTTGCACAAAAAAATCCAAAGAGGAACGACGGTAAATTCTCAGACGTATGTAATCTGCGGGAATTCTGGAATTGGAAAGACGGAGTTTGTTCGCAAATATATCGAGAAACATAGTCGCAGATTTGAAAATAGAGTTATTTGGATCGATGGAAAATCGCTTGACTCCATAGAAAACTCATTCCTGAAACTAAGCGAAGAGTTGGGAATATCTACAATTACTTCTGATAATAAGCAAGATGAGATGAAGAAAATTGTAACAGAAGTTTATCGAAAATTTCAcggtaaaaaatgtttatttgtatttgaCGGAGCGACTAATCAAAAAGAGATTGAGCCTTTCATGCCGAAACAAACCATTGATGGGAATATACCATTTGTAATCATTACTTCTTCGCAATCGGAATGGCTTGGTGTGAAAAAGATTGAATTGAAACCAATACCTGATGACAAAGTATCGAAgttgattaataataaaatttgtgctACAGAGTCTGTTGAAATCAAAAATGCTGAACAactcattatttttttgaagtACATCCTGCCCGCTGTCCACCTGGGATCTGTCTATATCGCAAAGGAATTTATGAATGATTCTAGCTTCCGAATCGCAGAATGCATTGTTAGGTTTTctgaaaatcaaaaacaaatggaAGAATTCAATTTACCCACAGGCATCGGAACTCACGTTCAAGTAACTATGATGATTTATAAAAGTATTATCGATTCAATGACAAAATCTCCAGGAATAGGACTAAAGGCTTTAGAAATGCTTAATATTATGTCATTTATGGCTCCAAATAATATTAACATGACGTGGTTTCCAGAACAATCCATCCAAGACAAGGGGAAAATATTTCAGCTATTAGAAGATTACTCGATTGTTGATTTGAATCATGGAAAGATCAGCATTGACAACTCTATACAGACGATTACCAGATTTGAATTGAAGGAGCAAAATAAAGAAGAAGTTTATGttgataaaacattaaaaatatttaccgaTGTATATCAAAAAGGTGGTAGTACATATGATATGTCGACTTTACGTGAAATAGCTCCTCATTTGGAAGCTTATTCATCACATTTGGACACAGTTTGCCAGTCGTGGTCTAAAGACGAACGAACTGATTATCTTGAGGAGTCATTATGGATGTTAAACGATTCATATCGGGAGTTGAAAGATTCTAAGAAAATGCTCAAAACCGTAAATCGGCTCAAACCAATAACGACGAAGAAATACGGAGAGGAAAGTATTGCAAGTGCAGTTATCAGTATGGATTTGGGAATCATAGCATCGGACGAGGGTAATTGGAACAAATCAaagcaatattttgaaaaagcaTTGAATATATGTTCGACGAAATATggtgataaaaatgtattccttgtcgatattcaaatgaaattggGTGACACAGAAACAAACTTGGGCAATATTGAAAAGTCACAAATTTACTATGCTAATGCTTTAAATATATGCTTAGATAATTGCGACGACAAAGATGATTTAGAATCCGTAGATATCGAAGTCAAATTGGGAGAAACAAAAGCAAAGATGGGTAATTTAGATGAGTCCAAATTCCACTTTGAAAAGGCATTAGATCTTTGTTCGCGAAATTGTGATGAGGAAAACATCAAGGCTGCCTATATTGAAGCGAAGCTGGGAGACGTAAAAACAAACTTGGGTAGctacaatgaatcaaaatcacaCTATGAAACAGCGCTTAAGATATACAGAAATAATTACGAAGAAGAAAACATGGACACTGCCAATATTGAAATGAAGTTGGGTGATATAGAAACAAACATGGGCAACTTTGAAGACTCCAAATTGCACTACGACAAAGCCTTAGCGGTGTATATGAACAATTctgacaaaaaaaaactaagtacTGCTGTTATCGAAGTAAAACTAGGAGATGTCAAATCAAATCTAAAAAACTACGTTGAGTCAAAGCTGCACTTTGAAAAGGCACTCAATGTTTATTTGGAGAATTATGGCGAGAAACATATAAACACTGCCAATACCCAAATCAAATTGGGAGACGTGAAAATAAATCTAGGAAATTACGAAGAATCAAAATTGCACTTTAAAAAAGCACTATCGGTGTATACGAGTCGTTATGGAGAGCAGAAACTAAACATTGCCAACATCCGAGTGAAATTGGGAGACATAGAAGAAAACTTAGGCAACTATGAAAAATCGAAACCTCACTTTAAAGAAGCATTAGATGTGTATTTAACGAAATATGGAGATAACAATGTAAACACTGCTAATACTCGAATCAAACTGGGAGATGTAGAAACGCATCTGAAAAACTATAGTGAATCCAAAGCATACTATAGTGAAGGCCTAAAAGTGTATATGGATCATTACGGTGACAGtcatttaaatactgcaaaTACTCTATTTAAATTGGGATCTGTTGAAATTGATCTTGAACAGTACGATGATTCGAAACTTCATCTCGAAAAGGCTTTGAATGTATTCAAGACTAAGCATTCTGAAGAAAATCTAAGCATAGCCAACGTTCAAATGAAATTAGGAGATGTAGAAAGACATCTGAAAAACTATAGTGAATCCAAAGCATACTATAGTGAAGCTTTGGCTGAGTATTTGAAGCATTACGGCGACAAATCTGAAAAGATTGTCAGCGTTTGCATTAACTTAGGAAACACGGAATACTATGCGGGCGATTTTGAAAAATCGAAAAGTTATCATGAAAAAGCTCTAGTTATTCGACGGACCATTTATGGCGAACACGATATTAGAACAGCTGATTCATATGTTAACTTGGGAGTTATCGAGTTTAAGTTAAATAATATCGAAGCTGCAAAATCTTATTATAATAAAGCGCTTTCGATTTATTTGAAGAAAAAGGATCAtgtcaaaattaaaatgattgaaaatagcttattaaaaataaaagggtGA